A single Myxococcales bacterium DNA region contains:
- the tatC gene encoding twin-arginine translocase subunit TatC — MTQVTSEPEAAEDPAETETDDKRMSLFEHLSELRMRMRNAAIAFVGALVLGFVFNQRLYEVLTRPVRAAMRRADADVRFVITAPGEAFWVYFKLSIFVGLIIAAPLIFWELWKFVAPGLYKKEQRLALLVVGSTAFCFVGGAVFGYYVLVEPAIYFLVSITNSVPVGPGTDPITIETMFRMEDVAGFTTMMLLGCGIAFELPVVVSILGALDIVTAKALWKFNKYSLVLSALLGGILTPGGDVVSQMLLAGPVFALYNLSILVVMVIERGRRKKEAALDAEYGPEPFER; from the coding sequence TTGACCCAAGTGACCAGCGAGCCCGAGGCGGCGGAAGATCCTGCCGAGACGGAAACCGACGACAAGCGCATGTCGCTCTTCGAGCACCTGTCCGAGCTGCGCATGCGTATGCGCAACGCCGCCATCGCGTTCGTGGGCGCGCTCGTGTTGGGCTTCGTGTTCAACCAACGGCTCTACGAGGTGCTCACCCGACCCGTGCGCGCCGCCATGCGAAGGGCAGACGCCGACGTCAGGTTCGTCATCACGGCGCCGGGCGAGGCCTTCTGGGTCTACTTCAAGCTCTCCATCTTCGTGGGGCTCATCATCGCTGCGCCGCTCATCTTCTGGGAACTGTGGAAGTTCGTGGCGCCTGGCCTCTACAAAAAGGAGCAGCGGCTGGCGCTCCTGGTGGTGGGCTCGACCGCGTTTTGCTTCGTGGGGGGGGCCGTCTTCGGCTACTACGTGCTCGTCGAGCCGGCGATCTACTTCCTGGTCTCCATCACCAACTCCGTGCCCGTGGGACCCGGAACGGACCCGATCACCATCGAGACCATGTTCCGCATGGAGGACGTGGCGGGCTTCACCACGATGATGCTGCTTGGCTGCGGCATCGCGTTCGAGCTCCCCGTGGTGGTCAGCATCCTGGGAGCGCTCGACATCGTCACGGCGAAGGCGCTGTGGAAGTTCAACAAGTACTCCCTGGTGCTTTCGGCCCTCCTGGGCGGCATTTTGACGCCGGGAGGGGACGTGGTTTCACAGATGTTGCTGGCCGGGCCCGTGTTCGCGCTCTACAACCTCTCGATCCTGGTGGTCATGGTCATCGAGCGCGGTCGCCGGAAAAAGGAAGCCGCGCTCGACGCCGAATATGGTCCGGAACCTTTTGAGCGCTGA
- a CDS encoding ABC transporter ATP-binding protein → MNHIVSIRNATKNYTLGKIQVPALRGVNLDVEPGEFLSIAGPSGSGKTTLLNLIGCVDTASSGVVEVAGQDTAKLAERALTRLRLETIGFIFQSFNLVSVLSVFQNVELPLLLQGKLGAAERRQRVAALLDRVGLREYLKHRPTELSGGQRQRVAIARALVTRPQLVLADEPTANLDSVTGENILDLMKELNRTEKTTFIFSTHDARVMSHASSVVRLADGKVLDRVSAAEAVRVGFADVANRIGAGDARP, encoded by the coding sequence ATGAATCACATCGTCTCCATCCGCAACGCCACGAAGAACTACACCCTCGGCAAGATTCAAGTGCCCGCGCTGCGCGGCGTGAACCTCGACGTGGAACCCGGTGAGTTTCTGTCGATCGCAGGCCCCTCGGGCAGTGGCAAAACGACGCTGCTCAACCTCATCGGATGCGTCGATACGGCAAGCTCCGGGGTGGTGGAGGTGGCAGGACAGGACACCGCAAAGCTCGCGGAGCGGGCGCTCACGCGCCTGCGCCTCGAGACCATCGGGTTCATTTTCCAGAGCTTCAACCTCGTCTCGGTGCTCTCCGTATTCCAGAACGTCGAGTTGCCTCTCTTGCTCCAGGGCAAGCTGGGAGCGGCCGAGCGCAGGCAGCGCGTGGCGGCTCTGCTCGACCGGGTGGGGCTGAGAGAATACCTGAAACACCGTCCCACGGAGCTGTCGGGGGGGCAGCGTCAGCGGGTGGCGATCGCGCGCGCGCTCGTCACGCGGCCCCAGCTCGTGCTGGCCGATGAGCCCACGGCCAACCTCGATTCCGTCACGGGTGAGAACATCCTCGACCTCATGAAGGAGCTGAACCGGACGGAGAAGACCACCTTCATTTTCTCGACCCACGACGCCCGCGTGATGTCCCATGCGAGCTCGGTGGTGCGGCTGGCCGACGGAAAAGTGCTCGACCGTGTCTCGGCGGCGGAGGCCGTTCGGGTGGGCTTCGCCGACGTCGCAAACCGCATCGGAGCCGGTGATGCGCGGCCTTGA
- a CDS encoding FtsX-like permease family protein: MRGLDTLSMLSRMALRNLRASRWKTLIVGGIIMGGAFLVVVGTSLLDSLDRSMSQSIIGSVAGHVQVYSAKSKDELTVMGSMDMEAADLDALDDFAKVRKTLMSVPNVKAVVPMGISGAIVTSGNTIDIELAKLRELVRQRQDGDLSAKTTQAYEAQKGHVRQIVQVLERDIANIKQLQDDSALPPEDEAAVHKAASAPFWAAFDETPLESLEFMENRLATLAADADMLFLRYMGTDPRVFSEAFDRMRIVDGQTIPPGKRGFLFSKYTYEEQVKLKTALRLDKIKKAIENRGATIATDPELARFVRENSSQVKELLLQLDQLETDVFRRKLQGLLESPETDVGKLLATFFDTNDETFPKRYAFFYEELAPSLDLYRVRIGDTLTIKAFTRSGYVQSVNLRVYGTFEFQGLEGSPQAGELNLMDMVSFRELYGFLTADRQKELDELKASVGARDVSREDAEDVLFGAPAEEASGGTVEASATGAVEAQAALAGLAGRLQRENMADRVYDPKNLEGGVVLNAAVILENAKEKDIERAIADIERVSQAQGVPLKAISWQKASGIIGQFVTLMRLVLYVAVLIIFVIALVIINNAMVMATLERVQEIGTLRAVGAQKRFILGMLLVEGLITGAVFGTLGVLLGAGLVAAVGWKGIPAFNDIATFFFSGPRFFPALATSNLVGALAIVFLVSLLSSLYPAYLAMRVTPRQAMQAEE, from the coding sequence ATGCGCGGCCTTGATACGCTCTCGATGTTGAGCCGGATGGCGCTGCGCAACCTGCGCGCCAGCCGCTGGAAGACGCTCATCGTGGGTGGGATCATCATGGGGGGCGCGTTCTTGGTGGTGGTGGGCACGAGCCTGCTGGACAGCCTCGATCGCTCGATGAGTCAAAGCATCATCGGCTCCGTGGCAGGTCACGTGCAGGTGTATTCGGCCAAGTCCAAGGACGAGCTCACCGTGATGGGCAGCATGGACATGGAGGCCGCTGACCTCGATGCCCTCGACGACTTCGCGAAGGTCCGAAAAACCCTGATGTCAGTACCCAACGTCAAGGCCGTCGTTCCCATGGGCATCAGCGGCGCCATCGTCACGTCGGGGAACACGATCGACATCGAACTGGCCAAGCTGAGGGAGCTGGTCCGCCAGCGTCAGGACGGAGATCTGAGCGCAAAAACGACCCAGGCCTACGAAGCCCAAAAGGGACACGTGAGGCAAATCGTGCAGGTGCTCGAGCGGGACATCGCCAACATCAAGCAGCTGCAGGACGATTCTGCGCTGCCTCCGGAAGATGAAGCGGCGGTGCACAAGGCCGCCTCGGCGCCGTTTTGGGCTGCCTTCGACGAGACCCCCCTCGAGAGCCTCGAATTCATGGAAAACCGGCTCGCCACCCTGGCGGCTGACGCCGACATGCTCTTCCTGCGCTACATGGGCACGGACCCCCGCGTGTTTTCGGAGGCCTTCGACCGCATGCGGATCGTGGACGGGCAGACCATTCCCCCGGGTAAACGGGGCTTTCTCTTCTCGAAGTACACCTACGAAGAGCAGGTGAAGCTCAAGACCGCGCTGCGTCTCGACAAGATCAAAAAGGCCATCGAAAACCGGGGTGCGACGATCGCCACCGATCCCGAGCTGGCGCGCTTCGTGCGCGAGAACAGCTCGCAGGTCAAAGAGCTGCTGCTGCAGCTCGACCAGCTCGAGACGGACGTGTTTCGTCGGAAGTTGCAGGGCCTTTTGGAGAGCCCGGAAACCGATGTGGGCAAGCTGCTCGCCACTTTCTTCGATACGAACGACGAGACCTTCCCCAAGCGGTACGCCTTCTTCTACGAGGAGCTCGCCCCCTCGCTCGATCTTTACAGGGTTCGCATCGGTGACACCCTCACGATCAAGGCCTTCACACGCAGCGGTTACGTACAGTCCGTGAACCTGCGGGTGTATGGCACCTTCGAGTTTCAGGGCCTCGAAGGCTCTCCCCAGGCGGGCGAGCTGAACTTGATGGACATGGTGTCGTTCCGTGAGCTCTACGGCTTTTTGACGGCCGACCGCCAAAAGGAGCTGGACGAGCTCAAGGCGAGCGTAGGGGCCCGTGACGTCTCTCGCGAGGACGCCGAAGACGTGCTCTTTGGGGCCCCTGCCGAAGAGGCCTCGGGGGGTACCGTGGAAGCCAGCGCCACGGGGGCCGTGGAAGCGCAAGCGGCGCTGGCCGGTCTGGCGGGCCGCCTCCAGCGCGAGAACATGGCTGATCGCGTGTACGACCCGAAGAACCTCGAAGGGGGCGTGGTGTTGAACGCTGCCGTGATCCTCGAAAACGCCAAGGAGAAAGACATCGAGCGCGCGATCGCGGACATCGAACGGGTGAGCCAGGCCCAGGGCGTGCCGCTCAAGGCCATTTCGTGGCAGAAGGCCTCCGGCATCATCGGCCAGTTCGTCACGCTCATGCGCCTCGTGCTCTACGTCGCCGTGCTCATCATCTTCGTCATCGCGCTCGTCATCATCAACAACGCGATGGTGATGGCCACCTTGGAACGCGTGCAGGAGATCGGCACGTTGCGCGCCGTGGGTGCGCAAAAGCGTTTCATTTTGGGCATGTTGCTGGTGGAGGGGCTCATCACGGGTGCCGTTTTTGGCACGTTGGGCGTGCTCCTGGGCGCGGGGCTCGTGGCCGCCGTCGGGTGGAAGGGCATTCCGGCCTTCAACGACATTGCCACCTTCTTCTTTTCGGGCCCGCGATTTTTTCCAGCCCTCGCCACGTCGAACCTGGTGGGCGCATTGGCCATCGTGTTTCTGGTCAGCCTGCTATCGAGCCTTTATCCAGCCTATCTGGCCATGCGCGTGACCCCACGCCAGGCCATGCAGGCGGAGGAATAG
- a CDS encoding FtsX-like permease family protein, whose amino-acid sequence MSSLFVTLKIASANLWQHGRRTLFLGGAIAAVTTLLILLGGLSAGVRDSLVTTATTLSTGHVNVGGFFKVTSGQSGAVVTGVKALRPLVAKAVPETAFMVERGRGWAKVVSDTGSTQSGINGVDITHEPAFKRVLSVKQGNLDGLAEPNTVMLFQSMAEKLGVGVGDAITISAQTTRGVANTIDTRVVAIVKDVGLLSKWNAYVPADTLRQLYQLREDATGAIHVHLKPEFIENSTQIAARLRPALEAAGYRVMEPASQAFWMKFESVNREAWTGQKLDVTTWEDELSFMIWTLSLLDGLKFVLMIILIAIVVTGIMNTMWIAIRERTREIGTLRAIGMQRGGILRMFIAESLLLGLLGTAAGVLFGVAIAAGLNSAHIGVPISVQLFLMSDELRVLVLPEALVSAVVTITGITVLAALYPAGRAARLRPVEAMSHFG is encoded by the coding sequence ATGTCGAGCCTCTTCGTCACGCTCAAGATCGCCAGCGCCAACCTCTGGCAGCACGGCCGGCGCACCCTGTTTCTCGGCGGCGCCATCGCCGCCGTGACCACCTTGCTCATCCTTTTGGGGGGGCTGTCGGCCGGCGTGCGCGACAGCCTCGTGACCACGGCCACCACGCTCAGCACGGGGCATGTGAACGTGGGGGGCTTCTTCAAGGTGACCTCCGGACAGTCAGGCGCCGTCGTCACGGGCGTCAAGGCCTTGCGTCCGCTCGTCGCAAAGGCGGTGCCTGAAACGGCGTTCATGGTGGAGCGAGGACGCGGCTGGGCGAAGGTCGTATCCGATACGGGATCGACCCAGTCGGGGATCAACGGCGTGGACATCACCCATGAACCCGCGTTCAAGCGGGTCTTGTCGGTCAAACAGGGCAACCTCGACGGCCTTGCCGAGCCGAACACGGTGATGCTGTTTCAGAGCATGGCTGAGAAGCTCGGCGTGGGCGTGGGCGATGCCATCACCATCTCTGCTCAGACCACGCGGGGCGTGGCCAACACCATCGATACCCGCGTGGTGGCGATCGTGAAAGATGTGGGGCTCCTCTCGAAGTGGAACGCCTACGTGCCTGCCGATACGCTCCGCCAGCTCTACCAACTGCGGGAAGACGCGACGGGTGCAATTCACGTTCATCTCAAGCCCGAGTTCATCGAAAACAGCACACAGATCGCCGCGCGGCTGCGCCCAGCGTTGGAGGCTGCCGGGTACCGCGTGATGGAGCCGGCCTCTCAAGCCTTCTGGATGAAGTTCGAGTCTGTCAACCGCGAGGCCTGGACCGGCCAGAAGCTGGACGTCACCACGTGGGAAGATGAGCTCTCGTTCATGATCTGGACGCTGAGCCTGCTCGACGGGCTGAAGTTCGTGCTTATGATCATTCTTATCGCCATCGTGGTCACGGGCATCATGAACACGATGTGGATCGCCATCCGGGAGCGCACGCGCGAAATCGGGACCCTGCGCGCCATCGGCATGCAGCGAGGCGGTATTTTACGGATGTTCATCGCCGAGTCTCTGCTCCTTGGGCTTTTGGGTACCGCGGCCGGGGTGCTCTTCGGTGTGGCGATCGCCGCGGGGCTCAACAGCGCTCACATCGGCGTGCCGATCTCCGTGCAGCTCTTCCTGATGTCCGACGAGCTCCGCGTGCTGGTCCTTCCCGAGGCCCTCGTCTCGGCGGTCGTGACGATCACCGGCATTACGGTGCTTGCTGCTCTTTACCCTGCCGGCCGCGCCGCTCGTCTCCGTCCGGTCGAGGCCATGTCTCACTTTGGATGA
- a CDS encoding outer membrane lipoprotein-sorting protein, with amino-acid sequence MNTCITSRRRLVRSAFACWPLAAWAASLGVGPNPAVAAGLEQAQMVKMLEEIDERQRNQGDWQSLAYIEQKEKNKVDVVYEALVFRRSQDQKFMIVFAKPKASQGQGYLRLDKNLWFYDPSVGKWERRTERERIGGTNSRRSDFDESRLAEEYDPEDSGQEKLGVYDAQVLTLKGKKGLDLAFPEIKLWVDKATLNVLKRQEFALSGRLLRTSYYPKWKKVYSESKKAEIWYPQEIRFYDEVEKANSTLILMKSVDLRALEPNLFTKAWLESRSR; translated from the coding sequence ATGAACACCTGCATCACCAGCCGACGTCGCCTCGTTCGTTCCGCCTTCGCATGTTGGCCCCTGGCCGCGTGGGCCGCTTCCCTCGGCGTGGGGCCGAACCCCGCAGTGGCGGCGGGCCTCGAGCAGGCACAGATGGTCAAGATGCTCGAGGAGATCGACGAACGCCAGCGCAACCAGGGCGACTGGCAATCCCTCGCGTACATCGAGCAGAAGGAAAAGAACAAGGTCGACGTCGTGTACGAGGCCCTGGTGTTTCGTCGCTCGCAAGATCAAAAGTTCATGATCGTGTTCGCCAAGCCCAAGGCCTCACAAGGCCAGGGCTACCTGCGGCTCGACAAGAACCTTTGGTTCTATGATCCCTCCGTGGGCAAGTGGGAACGCCGCACGGAGCGTGAGCGCATCGGCGGCACGAACTCGCGCCGCTCCGACTTCGACGAGTCCCGTCTGGCCGAGGAGTACGACCCGGAAGACTCCGGGCAGGAGAAGCTCGGCGTTTACGACGCCCAGGTCCTCACGTTGAAGGGAAAAAAGGGCCTGGACCTCGCCTTCCCCGAAATCAAGCTGTGGGTGGACAAGGCCACCTTGAACGTGCTGAAGCGCCAGGAGTTCGCCCTTTCGGGACGCCTCTTGCGCACCTCCTACTATCCGAAGTGGAAAAAGGTCTACAGCGAATCAAAGAAGGCCGAGATCTGGTATCCTCAGGAGATCCGCTTTTATGACGAAGTGGAGAAGGCCAACTCGACGCTGATCCTCATGAAAAGCGTCGACCTGCGCGCCCTCGAACCCAACCTGTTCACCAAGGCCTGGTTGGAGAGCCGCTCGCGATGA
- a CDS encoding TlpA family protein disulfide reductase, which produces MNTSGEASEPASELASGPAVPVPPARDRGAFPARVGALLVQPLRAFREIEHEGKGLRDAVLLALLGIVCFWLRDVAEAVLGLAHLPLVDVVVRLWTLVGMAFREAVVVVLPASLALTVLAGQGRRDPSRDLELGAACYVPYFTVNAALRAAEGLLGPSSYPTHRAVKLMAFAAAGLWFALALRVARQRPSSSESAPVLRPTGGAGVRVAATALAVVLGVALFANALWVVQNTHVVKPFSAGERVPTFSLERVNGPGGRVSLEDLRGKVVLLDFWASWCHPCLKLAPVLHALHEDWSRRGFEVVSINTDLSPPELRDFLEKNPAPYPVVVSDGAGRVEAQYKVVNLPHLVILDRQGHAAQTFWGYKSRAQLEEVIARLVTTAPSP; this is translated from the coding sequence ATGAACACGTCCGGCGAAGCCTCCGAACCAGCCTCTGAACTTGCTTCGGGGCCCGCGGTCCCGGTCCCCCCTGCGCGTGACCGGGGGGCTTTCCCCGCCCGGGTGGGCGCCCTGCTCGTTCAGCCCCTGCGCGCGTTTCGCGAGATCGAACACGAGGGCAAGGGCCTCCGCGACGCGGTTCTCCTGGCGCTACTGGGCATCGTGTGTTTTTGGCTGCGGGACGTGGCCGAGGCGGTCCTTGGTTTAGCGCATCTTCCGCTCGTGGACGTGGTGGTGCGCCTTTGGACCTTGGTGGGCATGGCTTTTCGCGAGGCGGTGGTCGTGGTTCTGCCGGCGTCCCTGGCCTTGACCGTGTTGGCGGGCCAGGGCCGTCGCGATCCCTCGCGTGATCTCGAGCTGGGAGCCGCGTGCTACGTGCCGTACTTCACGGTGAATGCAGCGCTTCGCGCGGCGGAGGGCTTGCTGGGACCCTCGAGCTACCCCACACACCGCGCGGTGAAGCTCATGGCCTTCGCGGCCGCAGGGCTTTGGTTTGCGCTGGCCTTGCGGGTGGCGCGGCAACGTCCCTCCTCGTCCGAGAGCGCGCCGGTGTTACGCCCCACGGGGGGGGCGGGGGTGCGCGTGGCAGCCACCGCGCTGGCCGTGGTGTTGGGTGTGGCCCTCTTCGCCAACGCCCTCTGGGTCGTGCAGAACACTCACGTGGTCAAGCCGTTTTCGGCAGGAGAGCGCGTGCCCACGTTTTCCCTCGAGCGGGTGAATGGACCCGGCGGGCGGGTGTCCCTGGAAGACCTCCGGGGCAAAGTGGTGCTGCTGGATTTTTGGGCCAGCTGGTGCCATCCCTGTCTCAAGCTGGCGCCGGTGCTTCACGCCCTTCACGAAGACTGGTCCCGCCGAGGGTTCGAGGTGGTCAGCATCAACACGGACCTCTCGCCGCCAGAGCTCCGGGACTTCCTGGAAAAAAATCCGGCGCCCTATCCGGTGGTGGTGAGCGACGGCGCGGGGCGGGTGGAGGCCCAGTACAAGGTGGTGAACCTGCCTCACCTCGTCATCCTGGATCGGCAGGGGCACGCGGCCCAAACGTTTTGGGGATACAAGAGCCGGGCACAGCTCGAAGAGGTGATCGCCCGCCTGGTGACGACCGCGCCTTCGCCCTAG
- a CDS encoding type III pantothenate kinase, translating to MLLAVDIGNTHTVFGLFEGTELRRHFRVETRVGRTSDELAAMLSGLLQLEGMALRQITAGIISSVVPPATDAVERLFARHLGQPAVSVGPGIKTGMPVLYDNPREVGADRIVNAVAAFDRYQGGAIVVDFGTATTFDVVTVKGEYAGGIIAPGLMTAAEGLFRATAKLPRVEIVRPRSAIGKNTVASIQAGLVFGYAGMVDALVTRIRGELDFSPRVVATGGLGALVAAESATIDDHDEFLTLTGLRIIHERNRG from the coding sequence ATGCTGCTGGCCGTCGACATCGGCAACACACACACCGTCTTTGGTCTCTTCGAGGGCACCGAGCTCCGTCGCCACTTTCGCGTCGAAACACGGGTCGGGCGCACCTCCGACGAGCTGGCAGCCATGCTGAGTGGGCTCTTGCAGCTCGAGGGCATGGCGTTACGGCAGATCACGGCGGGCATTATATCGTCCGTGGTGCCCCCGGCCACCGACGCCGTCGAGCGGCTGTTCGCGCGGCACCTCGGCCAACCGGCCGTATCTGTGGGCCCGGGCATCAAGACGGGTATGCCCGTGCTCTACGACAACCCGCGCGAGGTGGGCGCCGACCGCATCGTCAACGCGGTGGCCGCATTCGATCGTTATCAGGGCGGGGCCATCGTGGTGGACTTCGGCACGGCCACCACCTTCGATGTGGTCACCGTCAAGGGTGAGTACGCCGGCGGCATCATCGCTCCGGGCTTGATGACGGCGGCGGAAGGTTTGTTTCGTGCCACTGCCAAGCTTCCGCGCGTGGAGATCGTGCGGCCTCGCTCGGCCATTGGGAAGAACACGGTGGCCAGCATCCAGGCGGGCTTGGTGTTTGGGTACGCGGGTATGGTGGATGCGCTGGTCACACGCATCCGTGGAGAGCTCGACTTTTCGCCCCGGGTGGTGGCCACCGGAGGCTTGGGCGCGCTGGTGGCAGCCGAGTCGGCGACCATCGACGATCACGACGAGTTCCTGACGCTCACCGGATTGCGCATCATTCATGAGAGAAACCGAGGCTGA
- a CDS encoding DUF2254 domain-containing protein: protein MSLHVESPSPPPPPRGPAGPSSAARPIGLSRRRFQLFASAAILAAAAWIFFGVFWLFDLQTQGQPHALGRLGLEVFFRFDIETLQNTLGSLAQIIVAVLGIAITVVSIVVQLAATRYSSHIASLFFRDRTNLAIMGFFVVACIDVVWVSLGVHGTFMPRASVVASLVVLTGSLLVLIPYFAYVFDFLDPARVVQQIGRSALDAALKRRPAGGKSTTERHDAATTSLERLADVAVNSVAQKDKVIASHAVATLKDVLVSYLEDKQRLPPKWFIVGERLQQDADFAVMAPESRAQIEADRTWFEWKGLRQLRLVFAESLKSLPEVAHNVAVATRRIGEAAVATHDRGGIAASLKFFNTYLRTALNGADVRAAYNVLHEYRLLAEVVMNLGLQDLTLGIARHFKYYGQIAYGMGLGFVTETAAYDLSVLCERAFAVKASCHNALLEIFLEVDKEAETADEEKGLRGVRKAQVRLATYYLVHGAEPLARAIYEDMRRESPARLVSIRQELEDVTDKDFWEVTDRGINFDYLEPKRKAQLTAFFGWFGTLPKRSASRVPVSDAP, encoded by the coding sequence GTGTCCCTTCACGTGGAAAGCCCGTCTCCTCCGCCCCCTCCTCGCGGCCCCGCGGGTCCAAGCTCAGCGGCGCGGCCAATTGGGCTGTCGCGGCGCCGCTTCCAGCTCTTCGCCAGCGCCGCGATTTTGGCTGCGGCAGCCTGGATCTTCTTTGGCGTGTTCTGGCTCTTCGATCTTCAAACGCAAGGTCAGCCGCACGCGCTTGGCCGCCTGGGACTCGAGGTCTTCTTCCGCTTCGACATCGAAACGCTCCAGAACACGCTGGGCAGCCTGGCCCAGATCATCGTGGCCGTGCTCGGCATCGCGATCACGGTCGTGTCTATCGTGGTGCAGTTGGCCGCGACACGTTACTCGTCGCACATCGCCAGCCTCTTCTTCCGAGATCGGACGAACCTCGCGATCATGGGCTTCTTCGTGGTGGCCTGCATCGACGTGGTGTGGGTGAGCCTGGGCGTGCACGGCACCTTCATGCCCCGCGCCTCGGTGGTGGCCTCCTTGGTGGTACTCACGGGCAGTCTCCTGGTGCTGATTCCCTATTTCGCCTACGTCTTCGATTTCCTCGATCCGGCGCGGGTTGTTCAGCAGATCGGCCGCAGCGCGCTCGACGCCGCCCTCAAGCGACGCCCCGCAGGCGGCAAAAGCACCACGGAGCGGCACGACGCCGCCACCACCAGTCTCGAGCGCCTGGCCGACGTGGCTGTCAACTCGGTGGCCCAAAAAGACAAGGTGATCGCCTCGCACGCCGTGGCGACGCTGAAAGACGTGCTCGTCAGCTATCTCGAAGACAAACAACGCCTACCGCCCAAGTGGTTCATCGTAGGAGAGCGGCTGCAACAGGACGCCGACTTTGCCGTGATGGCGCCCGAGTCCCGGGCACAGATCGAGGCCGACCGCACCTGGTTCGAGTGGAAGGGGCTACGCCAGCTGCGTTTGGTGTTCGCCGAATCGCTCAAGTCCCTGCCCGAGGTCGCGCACAACGTGGCCGTGGCCACCCGCCGCATCGGCGAAGCCGCCGTGGCCACGCACGATCGGGGCGGCATCGCGGCCAGCTTGAAGTTCTTCAACACCTATTTACGTACCGCGCTCAACGGCGCGGATGTGCGCGCGGCCTACAACGTGCTCCACGAGTACCGCCTGCTCGCCGAGGTGGTGATGAACCTGGGCTTGCAGGATCTCACGCTGGGGATCGCCCGCCACTTCAAGTACTACGGGCAAATCGCCTACGGCATGGGGCTTGGCTTCGTGACCGAGACGGCCGCGTACGATCTTTCAGTGCTCTGCGAACGGGCGTTCGCCGTGAAGGCCAGCTGTCACAACGCCCTGCTCGAGATCTTTCTCGAGGTCGACAAGGAAGCCGAAACGGCCGACGAAGAAAAGGGCCTGCGCGGCGTTCGCAAAGCCCAGGTGCGGCTTGCCACCTACTACCTCGTCCATGGCGCCGAGCCTTTGGCCCGCGCCATCTACGAAGACATGCGCCGGGAGTCACCCGCCCGATTGGTTTCCATCCGTCAGGAACTCGAGGACGTCACCGATAAGGACTTCTGGGAGGTCACCGACCGCGGCATCAACTTCGATTACCTCGAGCCGAAACGAAAGGCCCAGCTGACCGCTTTTTTTGGCTGGTTCGGCACGCTGCCCAAACGCTCGGCGTCGCGGGTCCCGGTCTCGGACGCGCCCTGA